In one window of Thermoplasmata archaeon DNA:
- the lipB gene encoding lipoyl(octanoyl) transferase LipB: MPAHVDWGRREYPASLEAMRRLRAERRRGTIGDTLILVEHPPVVTVGVEGDDGEAITSGLPVIRVERGGKSTYHGPGQLVGYPIVDLDARGRDVRRFVHQLEEMLVNSVAEFGIVAGHVSGRRGVWVEGERKIASIGIAVEQWVTFHGFALNVDVDLAPFSMFHPCGFDGRIMTSIAEETGRPVSVEEAKGPVLRAWTATFGVGGMPAPSDAVSPAGAPAV, from the coding sequence ATGCCCGCCCACGTTGACTGGGGACGCCGGGAGTACCCGGCGTCGCTCGAAGCGATGCGTCGGCTGCGCGCGGAGCGCCGACGTGGGACGATCGGGGACACGCTCATCCTCGTGGAGCATCCGCCCGTGGTCACCGTCGGGGTCGAGGGGGACGACGGCGAGGCGATCACCTCCGGGCTTCCCGTGATCCGGGTGGAGCGCGGAGGAAAGAGCACCTATCACGGACCCGGCCAGCTCGTGGGGTACCCGATCGTGGACCTCGACGCGCGCGGCCGCGACGTGCGACGCTTCGTCCACCAATTGGAGGAGATGCTGGTGAACAGCGTCGCCGAGTTCGGGATCGTCGCCGGCCACGTATCCGGGCGGCGCGGCGTGTGGGTCGAGGGGGAGCGAAAGATCGCCTCCATCGGCATCGCCGTGGAGCAGTGGGTCACGTTCCACGGGTTCGCTCTGAACGTCGATGTCGACCTCGCGCCGTTCTCGATGTTCCATCCCTGTGGCTTCGACGGTCGCATCATGACCTCGATCGCCGAGGAGACCGGCCGGCCCGTGAGCGTCGAGGAGGCGAAGGGACCGGTCCTGCGGGCTTGGACGGCCACCTTCGGCGTGGGAGGGATGCCGGCCCCGTCGGATGCCGTGTCCCCGGCGGGCGCCCCGGCCGTATGA
- a CDS encoding ATP-dependent 6-phosphofructokinase, which produces MKFGVLTGGGDCPGLNAAIRAVVLRSAQHGHSTLGFLDGWKGVRDNLARPLPPADVALIVGRGGTILGSSRTNPFSQEAGTRAVLETLKANGIDVLIAIGGDDTLRAASALHARGGRVIGVPKTMDNDVAGTDWTFGFDSASSVAVDALERLRDTAGSHHRAIVLEVMGRNAGWVALATGLAGGADVTLLPEEPYREESLLGHVRAGCDARGYALVVVSEGIDLGSKAGSTGGKDEFGHELLRERGVGAELARRIEQRTGIETRSAQIGHIQRGGAPTLFDRILATRLGAAAVDLALAGRFGEVAVLRGAHVTGIPLAEALATSKLVPPEWIDLMHTFEA; this is translated from the coding sequence GTGAAGTTCGGCGTCCTCACGGGGGGCGGCGACTGCCCCGGGCTCAACGCGGCGATCCGCGCGGTCGTCCTGCGCTCCGCGCAGCACGGACACTCGACCCTCGGATTCCTGGACGGTTGGAAGGGGGTGCGCGACAACCTCGCGCGCCCGCTCCCCCCGGCCGACGTCGCGTTGATCGTCGGCCGCGGCGGCACGATTCTTGGAAGCTCTCGCACGAACCCCTTCTCCCAGGAGGCGGGCACGCGCGCCGTACTCGAAACGCTGAAAGCGAACGGTATTGACGTCCTGATCGCGATCGGCGGGGATGACACGCTCCGGGCCGCGAGCGCGTTGCACGCGCGCGGAGGCCGCGTGATCGGCGTCCCGAAAACGATGGACAACGACGTCGCGGGGACCGATTGGACGTTCGGCTTCGACTCGGCGTCGTCGGTCGCGGTCGACGCCCTTGAGCGGCTGCGCGACACCGCGGGGAGCCACCACCGCGCGATCGTGCTCGAGGTCATGGGGCGGAACGCCGGATGGGTCGCGCTCGCCACGGGGCTCGCGGGCGGCGCCGACGTCACGTTGCTGCCGGAAGAACCGTATCGTGAAGAGAGTCTCCTCGGCCACGTGCGCGCCGGGTGCGACGCACGGGGCTACGCCCTCGTCGTCGTGAGCGAAGGGATCGACCTCGGCTCGAAGGCGGGATCGACCGGCGGAAAGGACGAGTTCGGCCACGAGCTCCTGCGCGAGCGCGGGGTGGGAGCCGAGCTCGCGCGCCGCATCGAGCAGAGGACCGGCATCGAGACGCGGAGCGCCCAGATCGGGCACATCCAGCGCGGAGGTGCGCCTACGCTCTTCGACCGCATCCTCGCGACCCGCCTCGGAGCCGCGGCGGTCGACCTTGCGCTCGCCGGCCGGTTCGGTGAGGTCGCCGTCCTCCGAGGCGCCCACGTGACCGGCATCCCTCTCGCGGAGGCCCTGGCGACCTCGAAGCTCGTTCCCCCGGAGTGGATCGACCTCATGCACACCTTCGAGGCGTGA
- a CDS encoding aminopeptidase P family protein, which produces MKARVEKVFGHLDPKPEALLLANSVDPHLDGSFFYLFDVPSGLFEGSVAVAYPDGNLDVLSSPLEATSAHLAAKTDRHLTVHVPTSREEGDAVLHKLLDSKGSVGMNYQELTHQQFLRFEKMFPSVRWVDASNAIKRARVTKDAEELGRLQKAADIGSAVAREIPGMLQEGMTELELATEMNYRMMKHGASGPSFSTIVGFGPNGAEPHYFAGGRKLKSGDSMVCDFGAFYRRYASDITRSFHFGKRDDEMKRVHELVEEAQQAALAVLRPGVPGKDVHNAAAKVIDASPYKGKFMHGLGHSIGLNVHDGWGMNQLVEEPIEEGMAITIEPGIYLSGHGGVRIEDDVVVTKDGYRFLTTAPRGYLEVSA; this is translated from the coding sequence ATGAAAGCGCGCGTGGAGAAGGTGTTCGGGCATCTCGATCCGAAGCCGGAGGCCCTGCTGCTGGCGAACTCGGTCGATCCCCACCTCGATGGCAGTTTCTTCTATCTGTTCGACGTTCCAAGCGGGCTGTTTGAGGGCTCGGTCGCGGTCGCGTATCCGGACGGGAACCTCGACGTCCTGAGCTCGCCGCTCGAGGCCACGAGCGCCCACCTAGCGGCGAAGACCGACCGGCACCTGACGGTGCACGTGCCGACCTCCCGCGAGGAAGGCGACGCGGTGCTCCACAAGCTGCTCGACTCGAAGGGGTCGGTGGGCATGAACTACCAGGAACTGACCCACCAGCAGTTCCTGAGGTTCGAAAAGATGTTCCCGTCGGTCCGATGGGTCGACGCGAGCAACGCGATCAAGCGCGCGAGGGTCACGAAGGACGCCGAGGAGCTCGGGCGCCTTCAGAAGGCCGCCGACATCGGCTCCGCCGTCGCCCGCGAGATCCCGGGGATGCTCCAGGAGGGCATGACCGAACTCGAGCTGGCGACCGAGATGAACTACCGCATGATGAAGCACGGGGCGAGCGGCCCATCCTTCTCGACGATCGTCGGCTTCGGGCCGAACGGCGCAGAGCCCCACTACTTCGCCGGCGGTCGCAAGCTCAAGAGCGGCGACTCGATGGTCTGCGACTTCGGCGCGTTCTACCGTCGGTACGCGAGCGACATTACGCGCTCCTTCCACTTTGGAAAGCGCGATGACGAGATGAAGAGGGTCCACGAGCTCGTCGAGGAGGCGCAGCAGGCCGCACTCGCCGTGCTCCGACCGGGCGTGCCGGGGAAGGATGTCCACAACGCGGCGGCGAAGGTCATCGATGCCTCTCCGTACAAGGGCAAGTTCATGCACGGGCTCGGCCACTCTATCGGCCTCAACGTCCACGACGGATGGGGCATGAACCAGCTGGTCGAGGAACCGATCGAGGAAGGGATGGCCATCACCATCGAGCCGGGGATCTACCTCTCCGGGCACGGCGGCGTCCGCATCGAGGACGACGTGGTGGTCACGAAGGACGGCTACCGCTTCCTCACCACCGCTCCGCGAGGATACCTCGAGGTCTCGGCGTGA
- a CDS encoding NAD(P)H-binding protein, which yields MTAPDGRPLLLLVGGGGGLVGRSVLAEFKTDWAIRSVHRHPTPEEQHGGVEWIAQDAGGLANWDPLLKDVDLVVTLAWYRPGHDRRFAPLTQGLLRLLDAAGRCGIPRFAHLSVPDAPAHLEQDLPYLSLRRRFDRALERSGISHVIVRPTMLFGPGDRLLTVMLRQMRRYRFFPLFADGEYHVSPLAVRDLARILATEVGRPGSRNVLAGGPRRWRYRDLTDRMFEALGQRPRYWHLSPRNSVRLASAIERLGSSLIYRYEVEWLLSDMLGLPPYTGLDPPLADVEPFIQAEGARMRARGAPID from the coding sequence ATGACCGCCCCGGACGGTCGGCCTCTCCTCCTCCTCGTGGGAGGCGGAGGTGGACTGGTCGGACGCTCGGTGCTCGCCGAGTTCAAGACGGACTGGGCGATCCGCTCCGTTCACCGTCACCCCACCCCGGAGGAGCAGCACGGGGGTGTGGAGTGGATCGCTCAGGATGCTGGAGGGCTCGCGAACTGGGATCCACTCCTGAAGGACGTCGATCTTGTCGTCACCCTGGCGTGGTACCGCCCCGGCCACGACCGCCGATTCGCGCCGCTCACTCAGGGATTGCTGCGGCTCTTGGACGCCGCCGGTCGCTGCGGGATCCCGCGATTCGCCCACCTCAGCGTTCCGGACGCGCCCGCTCACCTCGAGCAGGACCTGCCCTACCTCTCCCTGCGGCGTCGCTTCGATCGCGCGCTCGAACGGAGCGGGATCTCCCACGTGATCGTGCGGCCGACGATGCTCTTCGGCCCCGGCGATCGCCTCCTCACGGTGATGCTTCGTCAGATGCGGCGCTACCGCTTCTTCCCTCTCTTCGCGGACGGCGAGTACCACGTCAGCCCGCTGGCCGTGCGCGACCTGGCCCGCATCCTGGCGACGGAGGTCGGCCGCCCGGGAAGCCGCAACGTTCTTGCAGGCGGACCCCGCCGTTGGCGGTACCGGGACCTCACGGACCGCATGTTCGAGGCGCTCGGCCAGCGACCCCGATACTGGCACCTCTCCCCTCGGAACTCCGTGCGGCTCGCCTCCGCGATCGAACGGCTCGGCTCCTCGCTGATCTACCGGTACGAGGTCGAGTGGTTGCTCTCCGACATGCTCGGTCTGCCACCCTACACGGGGCTCGACCCGCCCCTCGCCGATGTCGAGCCGTTCATCCAGGCCGAAGGAGCTCGGATGCGCGCTCGCGGAGCGCCCATCGACTAG
- the mtnA gene encoding S-methyl-5-thioribose-1-phosphate isomerase gives MTVRALWYDRHTLHLIDQRRLPGHLIVRHLRTVQGTAEAIRTMVVRGAPAIGVAAAYGMALASRQRGMTPTRAAVLLRATRPTAYDLFVGIEAVRSAWARGDDPEAAALAYCARVVGECRKIGEAGAPLFRQANKVLTHCNAGALATVEWGTALAPIRVAHDRGVRLFVWVDETRPLLQGSRLTAWELDQEKIPHAIIADNAAGYYLHNGDVDAVIVGADRIARNGDFANKIGTYEKAVLAHENGVPFYVAAPWSTFEAARKDGTTIPVEERDEAEVLDLGTQRIAPKKSHARNPAFDITPAKYVTGFVTPVGVMRPGGLSRFLLRHRARSAAPARP, from the coding sequence ATGACGGTACGCGCCCTTTGGTACGATCGTCACACGCTCCACCTCATCGATCAGCGCCGGCTGCCCGGCCACCTCATCGTTCGTCATCTGCGGACGGTCCAGGGCACCGCGGAGGCGATCCGAACGATGGTGGTCCGCGGAGCGCCGGCCATCGGCGTGGCGGCGGCGTACGGGATGGCGCTCGCCTCGAGGCAACGCGGGATGACGCCCACGCGGGCGGCGGTGCTCCTGCGCGCCACCCGACCGACGGCCTACGACCTCTTCGTCGGGATCGAGGCCGTGCGAAGCGCCTGGGCACGCGGCGACGACCCCGAGGCCGCCGCGCTAGCGTACTGCGCCCGGGTCGTCGGAGAATGCCGGAAGATTGGCGAGGCGGGCGCTCCGCTCTTCCGCCAGGCCAACAAGGTGCTCACGCACTGCAACGCCGGGGCGCTCGCTACGGTGGAGTGGGGCACGGCCCTCGCGCCGATCCGCGTCGCCCACGACCGGGGAGTGCGTCTCTTCGTCTGGGTGGACGAGACCCGTCCGCTTCTGCAGGGCTCCCGCCTCACCGCTTGGGAGCTCGACCAGGAGAAGATCCCCCACGCGATCATCGCGGACAATGCCGCGGGGTACTACCTGCACAACGGGGACGTCGACGCGGTCATCGTCGGCGCCGACCGGATCGCGCGCAACGGCGACTTCGCGAACAAGATCGGGACGTACGAGAAGGCCGTCCTCGCCCACGAGAACGGCGTGCCCTTCTACGTCGCGGCGCCGTGGAGCACGTTCGAGGCGGCCCGAAAAGACGGTACGACGATCCCCGTGGAGGAGCGGGACGAAGCCGAGGTGCTCGATCTCGGGACGCAGCGGATCGCCCCGAAGAAGAGCCATGCCCGCAATCCGGCCTTCGACATCACTCCGGCGAAGTACGTCACGGGGTTCGTCACCCCGGTCGGGGTCATGCGGCCGGGGGGTCTCTCCCGGTTCCTCCTCCGGCACCGGGCCCGTTCGGCGGCTCCCGCCCGGCCCTGA
- a CDS encoding VIT1/CCC1 transporter family protein, translating into MASTPPGSPVRETHSEPGFLSDFILGSQDGLVNVLGIVLGLAATGQGRFIIVVAAAAALAAESVSMGAVAYTSTRARRQLYLAERRREVWEMEHVPAMEKQEIREILHEWDFQGDEVESMLDQIIAKPKMMLDLMMAFELHISPVQASQPGRSASVVFLATLVGSIIPLLPFLFGIDLSIMDAGLIAIGLSAVVLFLVGWYEARTTVGSVWESGVRMLLIGLGAGAAGFLAGYFLNIFAPGTA; encoded by the coding sequence ATGGCATCGACCCCACCGGGGAGTCCGGTACGCGAGACCCACTCCGAGCCGGGCTTCCTCTCCGATTTCATCCTCGGAAGCCAGGATGGGCTCGTCAATGTCCTCGGGATCGTACTAGGGCTCGCCGCCACCGGTCAGGGCCGGTTCATCATCGTCGTCGCGGCCGCTGCCGCGCTGGCGGCCGAATCGGTTTCGATGGGCGCCGTCGCGTACACGTCCACGCGGGCGCGGCGCCAGCTCTACCTCGCCGAGCGCCGGCGGGAGGTGTGGGAGATGGAACATGTCCCCGCCATGGAGAAGCAGGAGATCCGGGAGATCCTCCACGAGTGGGACTTCCAGGGCGACGAGGTCGAGTCGATGCTCGACCAGATCATCGCGAAGCCGAAGATGATGCTCGATCTCATGATGGCCTTCGAGCTCCACATCTCGCCGGTCCAGGCGAGTCAGCCCGGCCGCAGCGCATCCGTGGTCTTCCTCGCCACCCTCGTCGGCTCGATCATCCCCCTCCTCCCGTTCCTCTTCGGGATCGACCTGTCGATCATGGACGCCGGGCTCATCGCGATCGGGCTGAGCGCGGTCGTGCTCTTCCTTGTGGGCTGGTACGAGGCGCGCACCACCGTCGGATCGGTATGGGAGAGCGGGGTTCGCATGCTGCTGATCGGACTGGGGGCGGGCGCGGCGGGCTTCCTCGCGGGCTACTTCCTGAACATCTTCGCCCCGGGCACGGCGTAG